One stretch of Passer domesticus isolate bPasDom1 chromosome 2, bPasDom1.hap1, whole genome shotgun sequence DNA includes these proteins:
- the TASL gene encoding TLR adapter interacting with SLC15A4 on the lysosome produces MLSEGYLHRITYLWEDLNPALYESLPDEGVYEMSSINYSSTGEAQGKSLLQRCRSAGKCISSVCSRGSKHSRRQKDNLPQPVQHPTPTGQPPPATHVCEELTKKVTYLVPPSCKSICKNYNDLHIAGDYVVPISSVTTDFACDSGIGPFLESSEIPPAMESVKAPPTSDTTRRPGQGHSSCWRLASLGPHQQPLSDSALNDYLEQKLLELYKQYIMDSTANRASPTQILASELIMTNVDQISMQISRERNMETVKAKDIVISRFLQIASGKISSEMSTPTLHISQYSHINA; encoded by the coding sequence ATGCTGTCGGAAGGTTACCTGCATAGAATCACCTACCTTTGGGAAGACCTGAACCCTGCGCTCTACGAGAGTTTGCCTGATGAAGGGGTGTATGAAATGAGCTCCATTAATTATTCTTCCACAGGAGAAGCACAAGGAAAAAGCCTCCTTCAGAGATGCAGATCTGCTGGCAAGTGCATTTCTTCAGTCTGCTCCCGaggcagcaagcacagcagaagGCAGAAGGATAATCTCCCACAACCTGTCCAGCACCCAACACCCACAGGGCAGCCACCTCCAGCTACGCATGTCTGTGAGGAGCTGACAAAAAAGGTCACCTACCTGGTTCCACCTTCCTGCAAGAGCATTTGCAAGAACTACAACGACCTGCATATAGCTGGGGACTACGTGGTGCCGATTAGCTCGGTCACCACAGATTTCGCTTGTGACAGCGGCATAGGCCCCTTCTTGGAGTCCTCAGAGATCCCTCCCGCCATGGAGTCTGTGAAGGCTCCCCCCACGAGTGACACCACGCGCAGGCCGGGCCAGGGCCACTCGTCCTGCTGGCGGCTGGCCAGCCTCGGGCCCCACCAGCAGCCCCTCTCCGACTCTGCCCTCAACGACTACCTGGAGCagaagctgctggagctgtACAAGCAGTACATCATGGACAGCACAGCAAACAGGGCATCCCCCACCCAGATCCTGGCCTCGGAGCTAATCATGACCAATGTGGATCAAATCAGCATGCAGATATCACGGGAGAGGAACATGGAGACTGTCAAGGCCAAAGACATTGTCATTAGCCGCTTCTTACAAATAGCCAGTGGGAAAATTTCCTCAGAAATGAGCACACCTACTCTGCATATTTCCCAATATAGTCACATTAATGCTTAG